A single region of the Phyllostomus discolor isolate MPI-MPIP mPhyDis1 chromosome 14, mPhyDis1.pri.v3, whole genome shotgun sequence genome encodes:
- the SHC1 gene encoding SHC-transforming protein 1 isoform X1: MDLLPPKPKYNPLRNESLSSLEEGASGSTPPEELPSPSASSLGPILPPLPGDDSPTTLCSFFPRMSNLKLANPAGGRSGPKGEPGRAAEDGEGTTGAAMPDSGPLPLLQDMNKLSGGGGRRTRVEGGQLGGEEWTRHGSFVNKPTRGWLHPNDKVMGPGVSYLVRYMGCVEVLQSMRALDFNTRTQVTREAISLVCEAVPGAKGATRRRKPCSRPLSSILGRSNLKFAGMPITLTVSTSSLNLMAADCKQIIANHHMQSISFASGGDPDTAEYVAYVAKDPVNQRACHILECPEGLAQDVISTIGQAFELRFKQYLRNPPKLVTPHDRMAGFDGSAWDEEEEEPPDHQYYNDFPGKEPPLGGVVDMRLREGASPGPARPTLPSTQTPSHLGATLPVGQPVGADLEVHKQMPPPPPCPAGRELFDDPSYVNVQNLDKVRQAGGGAGPPNLAVNGSAPRDLFDMKPFEDALRVPPPAQLMAMAEQLRGEPWFHGKLSRREAEALLQLNGDFLVRESTTTPGQYVLTGLQSGQPKHLLLVDPEGVVRTKDHRFESVSHLISYHMDNHLPIISAGSELCLQQPVERKL, encoded by the exons ATGGATCTCCTGCCCCCCAAGCCCAAGTACAATCCACTTCGGAATGAGTCTCTGTCATCGCTGGAAGAGGGGGCTTCGGGGTCCACCCCACCGGAGGAACTGCCTTCCCCATCAGCCTCTTCCCTGGGACCCATCCTGCCACCTCTGCCTGGCGACGATAGTCCCACTACCCTGTGCTCCTTCTTCCCCCGGATGAGCAACCTGAAGCTGGCCAACCCGGCTGGGGGGCGCTCGGGGCCAAagggggagccaggcagggctgcCGAGGATGGGGAGGGGACTACAGGGGCAGCCATGCCAGACtcaggccccctgcccctcctccaggacATGAACAAGCTGAGTGGAGGCGGCGGGCGCAGGACTCGGGTGGAAGGGGGCCAGCTGGGGGGCGAGGAGTGGACCCGCCACGGGAGCTTTGTCAATAAGCCCACGAGGGGCTGGCTGCATCCTAACGACAAAGTCATGGGACCTGGGGTTTCCTACTTGGTTCGG TACATGGGCTGTGTGGAGGTCCTGCAGTCTATGCGCGCCCTCGACTTCAACACCCGAACTCAAGTCACCAG ggAGGCCATCAGTCTGGTGTGTGAGGCTGTGCCAGGTGCTAAGGGGGCTACAAGAAGGAGAAAG CCCTGTAGCCGCCCACTCAGTTCCATTCTGGGGAGGAGTAACCTGAAATTTGCTGGAATGCCAATCACTCTCACCGTCTCCACCAGCAGCCTCAACCTCATGGCCGCAGACTGCAAACAG ATCATTGCCAACCACCACATGCAGTCTATCTCGTTTGCATCCGGCGGGGACCCG GACACCGCTGAGTATGTCGCCTATGTTGCCAAAGACCCGGTGAATCAGAGAG CCTGCCACATCCTGGAGTGTCCCGAAGGGCTTGCTCAGGACGTCATCAGCACCATTGGCCAGGCCTTCGAGTTACGATTCAAACAATACCTCAGGAACCCGCCCAAGCTGGTCACCCCCCACGACAG GATGGCTGGCTTTGATGGCTCAGCTTGggacgaggaggaggaagagccacCTGACCATCAATACTATAATGACTTCCCGGGGAAGGAACCCCCTCTTGGGGGGGTGGTGGACATGAGGCTTCGGGAAGGAGCCTCCCCGGGGCCTGCTCGACCCACTCTGCCCAGTACCCAGACCCCCAGCCACCTGGGAGCTACACTG cctgtgggGCAGCCTGTTGGGGCAGACCTGGAAGTCCATAAGCAGATGCCACCTCCACCACCCTGCCCAG CAGGCAGAGAgctctttgatgacccttcctatGTCAACGTCCAGAACCTGGACAAGGTCCGacaagcagggggtggggccggACCCCCCAATCTTGCTGTCAATGGCAGTGCGCCTCGAGACCTCTTTGACATGA AGCCCTTCGAAGATGCCCTTCGGGTGCCTCCACCTGCCCAGTTGATGGCCATGGCTGAGCAGCTGCGAGGCGAGCCCTGGTTCCACGGAAAGCTGAGCCGGCGGGAGGCTGAAGCCCTGCTGCAGCTCAACGGGGACTTCCTGGTGCGGGAAAGCACGACCACGCCTGGCCAGTACGTGCTCACTGGCTTGCAGAGTGGGCAGCCCAAGCACCTGCTGCTGGTGGACCCCGAGGGTGTG gTTCGCACAAAGGATCACCGCTTTGAGAGTGTCAGTCACCTCATCAGTTACCACATGGACAATCACTTGCCCATCATCTCTGCGGGCAGCGAACTGTGTCTACAGCAACCTGTGGAGCGAAAATTGTGA
- the CKS1B gene encoding cyclin-dependent kinases regulatory subunit 1, whose translation MSHKQIYYSDKYDDEEFEYRHVMLPKDIAKLVPKTHLMSESEWRNLGVQQSQGWVHYMIHEPEPHILLFRRPLPKKPKK comes from the exons ATGTCGCACAAACAAATTTACTATTCGGACAAATACGACGACGAGGAATTCGAGTACCG GCATGTCATGTTGCCCAAGGACATTGCCAAGCTGGTCCCTAAAACCCATTTGATGTCTGAATCTGAATGGAGAAATCTTGGTGTTCAGCAGAGTCAGGGATGGGTCCATTATATGATCCATGAACCAG AACCTCACATCTTGCTGTTCCGGCGGCCACTGCCCAAGAAGCCAAAGAAATGA
- the SHC1 gene encoding SHC-transforming protein 1 isoform X3, translating into MNKLSGGGGRRTRVEGGQLGGEEWTRHGSFVNKPTRGWLHPNDKVMGPGVSYLVRYMGCVEVLQSMRALDFNTRTQVTREAISLVCEAVPGAKGATRRRKPCSRPLSSILGRSNLKFAGMPITLTVSTSSLNLMAADCKQIIANHHMQSISFASGGDPDTAEYVAYVAKDPVNQRACHILECPEGLAQDVISTIGQAFELRFKQYLRNPPKLVTPHDRMAGFDGSAWDEEEEEPPDHQYYNDFPGKEPPLGGVVDMRLREGASPGPARPTLPSTQTPSHLGATLPVGQPVGADLEVHKQMPPPPPCPAGRELFDDPSYVNVQNLDKVRQAGGGAGPPNLAVNGSAPRDLFDMKPFEDALRVPPPAQLMAMAEQLRGEPWFHGKLSRREAEALLQLNGDFLVRESTTTPGQYVLTGLQSGQPKHLLLVDPEGVVRTKDHRFESVSHLISYHMDNHLPIISAGSELCLQQPVERKL; encoded by the exons ATGAACAAGCTGAGTGGAGGCGGCGGGCGCAGGACTCGGGTGGAAGGGGGCCAGCTGGGGGGCGAGGAGTGGACCCGCCACGGGAGCTTTGTCAATAAGCCCACGAGGGGCTGGCTGCATCCTAACGACAAAGTCATGGGACCTGGGGTTTCCTACTTGGTTCGG TACATGGGCTGTGTGGAGGTCCTGCAGTCTATGCGCGCCCTCGACTTCAACACCCGAACTCAAGTCACCAG ggAGGCCATCAGTCTGGTGTGTGAGGCTGTGCCAGGTGCTAAGGGGGCTACAAGAAGGAGAAAG CCCTGTAGCCGCCCACTCAGTTCCATTCTGGGGAGGAGTAACCTGAAATTTGCTGGAATGCCAATCACTCTCACCGTCTCCACCAGCAGCCTCAACCTCATGGCCGCAGACTGCAAACAG ATCATTGCCAACCACCACATGCAGTCTATCTCGTTTGCATCCGGCGGGGACCCG GACACCGCTGAGTATGTCGCCTATGTTGCCAAAGACCCGGTGAATCAGAGAG CCTGCCACATCCTGGAGTGTCCCGAAGGGCTTGCTCAGGACGTCATCAGCACCATTGGCCAGGCCTTCGAGTTACGATTCAAACAATACCTCAGGAACCCGCCCAAGCTGGTCACCCCCCACGACAG GATGGCTGGCTTTGATGGCTCAGCTTGggacgaggaggaggaagagccacCTGACCATCAATACTATAATGACTTCCCGGGGAAGGAACCCCCTCTTGGGGGGGTGGTGGACATGAGGCTTCGGGAAGGAGCCTCCCCGGGGCCTGCTCGACCCACTCTGCCCAGTACCCAGACCCCCAGCCACCTGGGAGCTACACTG cctgtgggGCAGCCTGTTGGGGCAGACCTGGAAGTCCATAAGCAGATGCCACCTCCACCACCCTGCCCAG CAGGCAGAGAgctctttgatgacccttcctatGTCAACGTCCAGAACCTGGACAAGGTCCGacaagcagggggtggggccggACCCCCCAATCTTGCTGTCAATGGCAGTGCGCCTCGAGACCTCTTTGACATGA AGCCCTTCGAAGATGCCCTTCGGGTGCCTCCACCTGCCCAGTTGATGGCCATGGCTGAGCAGCTGCGAGGCGAGCCCTGGTTCCACGGAAAGCTGAGCCGGCGGGAGGCTGAAGCCCTGCTGCAGCTCAACGGGGACTTCCTGGTGCGGGAAAGCACGACCACGCCTGGCCAGTACGTGCTCACTGGCTTGCAGAGTGGGCAGCCCAAGCACCTGCTGCTGGTGGACCCCGAGGGTGTG gTTCGCACAAAGGATCACCGCTTTGAGAGTGTCAGTCACCTCATCAGTTACCACATGGACAATCACTTGCCCATCATCTCTGCGGGCAGCGAACTGTGTCTACAGCAACCTGTGGAGCGAAAATTGTGA
- the SHC1 gene encoding SHC-transforming protein 1 isoform X2, producing the protein MDLLPPKPKYNPLRNESLSSLEEGASGSTPPEELPSPSASSLGPILPPLPGDDSPTTLCSFFPRMSNLKLANPAGGRSGPKGEPGRAAEDGEGTTGAAMPDSGPLPLLQDMNKLSGGGGRRTRVEGGQLGGEEWTRHGSFVNKPTRGWLHPNDKVMGPGVSYLVRYMGCVEVLQSMRALDFNTRTQVTREAISLVCEAVPGAKGATRRRKPCSRPLSSILGRSNLKFAGMPITLTVSTSSLNLMAADCKQIIANHHMQSISFASGGDPDTAEYVAYVAKDPVNQRACHILECPEGLAQDVISTIGQAFELRFKQYLRNPPKLVTPHDRMAGFDGSAWDEEEEEPPDHQYYNDFPGKEPPLGGVVDMRLREGASPGPARPTLPSTQTPSHLGATLPVGQPVGADLEVHKQMPPPPPCPGRELFDDPSYVNVQNLDKVRQAGGGAGPPNLAVNGSAPRDLFDMKPFEDALRVPPPAQLMAMAEQLRGEPWFHGKLSRREAEALLQLNGDFLVRESTTTPGQYVLTGLQSGQPKHLLLVDPEGVVRTKDHRFESVSHLISYHMDNHLPIISAGSELCLQQPVERKL; encoded by the exons ATGGATCTCCTGCCCCCCAAGCCCAAGTACAATCCACTTCGGAATGAGTCTCTGTCATCGCTGGAAGAGGGGGCTTCGGGGTCCACCCCACCGGAGGAACTGCCTTCCCCATCAGCCTCTTCCCTGGGACCCATCCTGCCACCTCTGCCTGGCGACGATAGTCCCACTACCCTGTGCTCCTTCTTCCCCCGGATGAGCAACCTGAAGCTGGCCAACCCGGCTGGGGGGCGCTCGGGGCCAAagggggagccaggcagggctgcCGAGGATGGGGAGGGGACTACAGGGGCAGCCATGCCAGACtcaggccccctgcccctcctccaggacATGAACAAGCTGAGTGGAGGCGGCGGGCGCAGGACTCGGGTGGAAGGGGGCCAGCTGGGGGGCGAGGAGTGGACCCGCCACGGGAGCTTTGTCAATAAGCCCACGAGGGGCTGGCTGCATCCTAACGACAAAGTCATGGGACCTGGGGTTTCCTACTTGGTTCGG TACATGGGCTGTGTGGAGGTCCTGCAGTCTATGCGCGCCCTCGACTTCAACACCCGAACTCAAGTCACCAG ggAGGCCATCAGTCTGGTGTGTGAGGCTGTGCCAGGTGCTAAGGGGGCTACAAGAAGGAGAAAG CCCTGTAGCCGCCCACTCAGTTCCATTCTGGGGAGGAGTAACCTGAAATTTGCTGGAATGCCAATCACTCTCACCGTCTCCACCAGCAGCCTCAACCTCATGGCCGCAGACTGCAAACAG ATCATTGCCAACCACCACATGCAGTCTATCTCGTTTGCATCCGGCGGGGACCCG GACACCGCTGAGTATGTCGCCTATGTTGCCAAAGACCCGGTGAATCAGAGAG CCTGCCACATCCTGGAGTGTCCCGAAGGGCTTGCTCAGGACGTCATCAGCACCATTGGCCAGGCCTTCGAGTTACGATTCAAACAATACCTCAGGAACCCGCCCAAGCTGGTCACCCCCCACGACAG GATGGCTGGCTTTGATGGCTCAGCTTGggacgaggaggaggaagagccacCTGACCATCAATACTATAATGACTTCCCGGGGAAGGAACCCCCTCTTGGGGGGGTGGTGGACATGAGGCTTCGGGAAGGAGCCTCCCCGGGGCCTGCTCGACCCACTCTGCCCAGTACCCAGACCCCCAGCCACCTGGGAGCTACACTG cctgtgggGCAGCCTGTTGGGGCAGACCTGGAAGTCCATAAGCAGATGCCACCTCCACCACCCTGCCCAG GCAGAGAgctctttgatgacccttcctatGTCAACGTCCAGAACCTGGACAAGGTCCGacaagcagggggtggggccggACCCCCCAATCTTGCTGTCAATGGCAGTGCGCCTCGAGACCTCTTTGACATGA AGCCCTTCGAAGATGCCCTTCGGGTGCCTCCACCTGCCCAGTTGATGGCCATGGCTGAGCAGCTGCGAGGCGAGCCCTGGTTCCACGGAAAGCTGAGCCGGCGGGAGGCTGAAGCCCTGCTGCAGCTCAACGGGGACTTCCTGGTGCGGGAAAGCACGACCACGCCTGGCCAGTACGTGCTCACTGGCTTGCAGAGTGGGCAGCCCAAGCACCTGCTGCTGGTGGACCCCGAGGGTGTG gTTCGCACAAAGGATCACCGCTTTGAGAGTGTCAGTCACCTCATCAGTTACCACATGGACAATCACTTGCCCATCATCTCTGCGGGCAGCGAACTGTGTCTACAGCAACCTGTGGAGCGAAAATTGTGA
- the SHC1 gene encoding SHC-transforming protein 1 isoform X4 gives MGCVEVLQSMRALDFNTRTQVTREAISLVCEAVPGAKGATRRRKPCSRPLSSILGRSNLKFAGMPITLTVSTSSLNLMAADCKQIIANHHMQSISFASGGDPDTAEYVAYVAKDPVNQRACHILECPEGLAQDVISTIGQAFELRFKQYLRNPPKLVTPHDRMAGFDGSAWDEEEEEPPDHQYYNDFPGKEPPLGGVVDMRLREGASPGPARPTLPSTQTPSHLGATLPVGQPVGADLEVHKQMPPPPPCPGRELFDDPSYVNVQNLDKVRQAGGGAGPPNLAVNGSAPRDLFDMKPFEDALRVPPPAQLMAMAEQLRGEPWFHGKLSRREAEALLQLNGDFLVRESTTTPGQYVLTGLQSGQPKHLLLVDPEGVVRTKDHRFESVSHLISYHMDNHLPIISAGSELCLQQPVERKL, from the exons ATGGGCTGTGTGGAGGTCCTGCAGTCTATGCGCGCCCTCGACTTCAACACCCGAACTCAAGTCACCAG ggAGGCCATCAGTCTGGTGTGTGAGGCTGTGCCAGGTGCTAAGGGGGCTACAAGAAGGAGAAAG CCCTGTAGCCGCCCACTCAGTTCCATTCTGGGGAGGAGTAACCTGAAATTTGCTGGAATGCCAATCACTCTCACCGTCTCCACCAGCAGCCTCAACCTCATGGCCGCAGACTGCAAACAG ATCATTGCCAACCACCACATGCAGTCTATCTCGTTTGCATCCGGCGGGGACCCG GACACCGCTGAGTATGTCGCCTATGTTGCCAAAGACCCGGTGAATCAGAGAG CCTGCCACATCCTGGAGTGTCCCGAAGGGCTTGCTCAGGACGTCATCAGCACCATTGGCCAGGCCTTCGAGTTACGATTCAAACAATACCTCAGGAACCCGCCCAAGCTGGTCACCCCCCACGACAG GATGGCTGGCTTTGATGGCTCAGCTTGggacgaggaggaggaagagccacCTGACCATCAATACTATAATGACTTCCCGGGGAAGGAACCCCCTCTTGGGGGGGTGGTGGACATGAGGCTTCGGGAAGGAGCCTCCCCGGGGCCTGCTCGACCCACTCTGCCCAGTACCCAGACCCCCAGCCACCTGGGAGCTACACTG cctgtgggGCAGCCTGTTGGGGCAGACCTGGAAGTCCATAAGCAGATGCCACCTCCACCACCCTGCCCAG GCAGAGAgctctttgatgacccttcctatGTCAACGTCCAGAACCTGGACAAGGTCCGacaagcagggggtggggccggACCCCCCAATCTTGCTGTCAATGGCAGTGCGCCTCGAGACCTCTTTGACATGA AGCCCTTCGAAGATGCCCTTCGGGTGCCTCCACCTGCCCAGTTGATGGCCATGGCTGAGCAGCTGCGAGGCGAGCCCTGGTTCCACGGAAAGCTGAGCCGGCGGGAGGCTGAAGCCCTGCTGCAGCTCAACGGGGACTTCCTGGTGCGGGAAAGCACGACCACGCCTGGCCAGTACGTGCTCACTGGCTTGCAGAGTGGGCAGCCCAAGCACCTGCTGCTGGTGGACCCCGAGGGTGTG gTTCGCACAAAGGATCACCGCTTTGAGAGTGTCAGTCACCTCATCAGTTACCACATGGACAATCACTTGCCCATCATCTCTGCGGGCAGCGAACTGTGTCTACAGCAACCTGTGGAGCGAAAATTGTGA